The Bacilli bacterium DNA window GGGGATCAGAAACGTGTTGAAGCCGAAAGCGATCAGCGCGGCGCCCAGAACGGATGCGGCATAGCCGATCGCATGATGCAGGATGGAAGGAAACTTGCGGGCCATTTTTATTCCGCCTTTCACAAAGCGCGTCCATGAAAAAAATTGTATCATGATAGCCGAAAGGTTACAAAAATATGAAATCGGCCGAATAAAGTGGAAACATCAGAAACAGATGTGGTATACTACTAAAGATATTCTTGGGCGCAACCGGTATTTTCCTGTTGGTTTAGGGAAATGCTTTTTTTTGGCTTCAAATAGAAAAAAGGAGTATGAAGAAGTTGACAACATTTGCAGATTTAAATCTCGAACCAAAAGTACTTAGAGCCATAAAAGAAATGGGTTTTGAGGAGCCTACCCCCGTGCAGGAAAAAACGATTCCTGTCGCCATGGAAAAACGCGATCTGATCGGCCAGGCGCAGACCGGAACCGGCAAAACGGCCGCTTTCGGCATCCCGCTCATTTCGGGCATCGCCGCGCGGGAAGAGCGCATCGTCGCCTTGATTTTAACGCCAACGCGGGAATTGGCCATTCAGGTTTCCGAAGAAATCGGCAAATTGGGCAGATTCAAAGGAGTTCGCACGCTGCCGATCTACGGGGGACAAGACATTTCCCGACAAATCCGCGCGCTGAAAAAGAAACCGCAAATCATAATCGGAACCCCTGGGCGGCTGCTGGATCATATCCAACGCAAAACCATCCGCTTGGATGATGTGCAAAGCGTTGTTTTGGACGAAGCGGACGAAATGCTCGACATGGGCTTTCTGGACGATATCCAGGCCATTTTGCAGGCGGTTCCCGCCGAACACCACACGATGTTGTTTTCGGCGACGATGCCGGAGAACATCAAGCTTTTGGCCAAACGGTTTTTGCGCGATCCCGCGCATATTTCCGTCGTTCCCAAACAAGTTACCGTCCCGCTTATTTCGCAATCCTATATTGAGGTGCATGAGCGGCAAAAATTTGAGGCGCTATGCCGCCTGCTCGATATGGAGTCGCCGGAGCTCGCTATCGTATTCGGGCGCACAAAACGCCGCGTCGACGAACTGGGCGAAGCCTTGCAAAAACGCGGTTATTCCGCCGACGGTTTGCATGGCGACCTTTCGCAGCATCAACGCGACACCGTGATGCGCAAATTCCGCGAGGGCAGCATCGATGTTCTGGTTGCAACCGATGTGGCGGCGCGGGGACTTGACGTTTCCGGCGTAACGCATGTAATCAATTTCGACCTGCCCCAGGACCCGGAAAGCTACGTGCACCGGATCGGCCGAACCGGGCGCGCCGGGAAAGAAGGCGCGGCGTGGACGTTTGTCGCCCCGCGGGAAATGGATCATCTGCGTTTTATCGAAAAAATCACCAGGCATCGGATCACGCGCAAACCGCTTCCGTCGATTGCCGACGCGATGGAAGGAAAGCAAAAAATTATCGCGGAACGGCTGTTGGAAGTTGTCCAGAATAATGCGGCGAGCGAATATAAAGGTGTTGCCATCCAATTGCTGGAACAATACGATTCCGTACAGCTTTTGGCGGCGGCATTAAAGATGCTGACAGGCGAAAAAAAAGATGTCGAGATCGAATTGACGCCGGAGAATCCGTTGCCCGTGAAGCGGCGCAAGAAAGACTTGTCGCTTTCCGGCAAACGCTATTTCGGCTCCAACCAAAGAAACGCATCGTCGCGCATGACCGGCGGCTCTTCACGCGGCAAATATGTCTTGGGCGGCAAACCGGCCGGAAAATCATATTACGAACGAAAAAGCGGCGGCAAAAACTTTTCGTCCGGCAGCGTGAGCAAAAGAAATGTTTCCTATGACGCGGATGACGCGAACGATTGACGGCCGGGTCACGGTCGAAACTTTCGGGAAGGGGCGAACAACATGGAAATGAGAGGCCTGATGGGCGGTTTTTACCGATTATCGGAGTGGATCATGCGATTTTCCGTAATCAACCTGTTATTTTTGCTTTGTTCATTGCCTTCGATCTTCTTTTTGCTGTTAATGTGGGGAGCTTATTCCGCCGGATCCGCCCAGGCCAACATCGACACGGCGAGAATGTCGGTGCTGTTGGCCATGGCGGTGGCTCCCTTCTCCACCTTTCCCTCAGCGGCGGCCATGTTTACGGTTGCCCGCAAATGGGTGATGAACGATTTGGACGTGCCGCTTTTCAAAACCTTTTTTAAAGGGTTCAAGGAAAATTACAAACAGAGCATGCTTGGCGGCTTGTTTTACGTTATCCTGTTTGTGGTGGCCTATATCAACATTGAATTTTATAAATCGATGAACAGTTTGGCCAGTGCGCTCTCGATATTATTTCTTGTCTTGATCGGGTATTTGGCGGTATCGCTGTTCCAGTTTTTTTCCTTGATGGTGCATATTCAATTGACAACCTGGCAGTTGCTTAAAAACGCGCTGCTTGTTACGATCGGCAGGTTATTCACATCGCTGGCGATGGCCGCAACCGCGGTGGCCGCCATTTATGTCAGCGTGATGTTTAACTTTTTCCCGATCGTGTTCTTCACCTGGAGTGTAATCGCTTACGTTACGTTTTTGCTTTTTTACCGCATGTATACGAAGATGCGCGAGCGTGTCGAGGCGGAAAAAGCGGAAAACAGTGAAATTAAGGGCGGGCAATTGGATGATGCGGCCGGTCTAACAGAGCATGACGGGCAAGGATGATTATGGAATTGCGTTTACTTTCGCTCTCCCCAGGGCTATAATAAAAAAGAAATCTGCGATGTGCGTTGCGGTTTGTCTAAGTTTTGAACCAATGACAGTTTCTTGGGAGCCTTATATTTCGCTATGGCTGCCACGCCCCCAAAAGGGGAAGGCAAAAGTGGCGCTGCGGGCACCCACCTGCGAGAGCGGGTTCAGAAACGCGAAAACCGGACGGCATATGCGGGTTTTCATACATAAGTACGCTTCGAAACCGAGGAGGAGAAAACCGTGCAAATTTTCATTGATACCGCAAATGTGGATGAAATCCGCGAGGCGCATGAAACTGGCGTGATCTCGGGCGTTACCACCAACCCTTCGTTAATAGCCAAAGAAGGCAAAGATTTTTTTGCCACCATCCGGGAAATAGCCGGAATCGTCGGCGACCTGCCAATCAGCGCCGAGGTTATCGCCTTGAAGGCGGATGAAATGGTCGAACAAGGGAAAAAATTGGCGGAACTGGGGCAAAACATCGTCATCAAGCTGCCGATGACGGAAGAAGGCTTGAAAGCCGCCAACCGCTTTAAAAAATTGGGCATTAAAACAAACGTGACGCTTGTTTTTGCTTCCACACAAGCTTTATTGGCGGCGCGAGCGGGCGCGACATACGTATCTCCGTTTATCGGCCGTCTTGACGATATCAACCAGGTCGGCATGAATTTAATCAAGGAAGTAAGCGAAATATTCCAGATTCACGGAATCGACACCAAGATTATTTCCGCAAGCGTCAGACATTCCACGCATGTGATCGAAGCGGCAATGCTTGGCGCCGATATTGCCACGGTGCCCTTTAAAGTGATTCGCCAGATGATGAAACATCCGCTTACTGATGCCGGTATCGAGCGCTTTTTGGCGGACTGGAAGTCTGCCGGTTTGAAGTCGTTTTGAAGCGTGCATAGTTCTGTTGCGCCGCCCCCATACTAAGGTAAATGAACGGGTTCCTTAGATGGGGGTGTTTGGTTTTATGCGCAAGAGAAAATTTTTGCTGCGGCTTTTTCTGTTGTGTTTAACGGCTATGCTGGTTTTGCCGATGGCCGCGCCGCGGCAATTGTATTCGTTCAGCAAGCAAATTCTGGTTGTCGGCTCCCGCGGGGATGATGTGTACGAACTGCAAGGCAGACTCTCGTATTTGGGCTACTACAAGGGTAAAATCGACGGCCGATTCGGTTGGCAGACCTACAATGCGGTACGCACTTTTCAATGGAGATTCGGACTGCGCAAGGTGGATGGAATCGTCGGGCCCAAAACAAAATTAATGCTGTGGAAAGCGACAAAAAACTGGCGCCCCGGGATGGGGACAACGGCCGGAAGTTATACTTCCGCAAGTAGTTCGTCATTCAGCAAGCAGGATGTCACGTTGCTTGCCAGAGTTGTTTACGGCGAAGCTAGAGGAGAACCGTATATCGGCCAAGTGGCGGTGGCGGCGGTTATATTAAACCGGGTAAAAAGCCCGTTGTTTCCGAATACGTTGGCGGGCGTCATTTTCCAGCCGGGCGCTTTTACCGCCGTAGAAGACGGGCAAATTTGGCTTACGCCCGACAAAGATGCATATAAAGCCGCCACCCAGGCAATCTCCGGCTGGGACCCTTCCGGCGGAGCGCTGTACTACTTCAATCCGAATACGGCGACATCTTCCTGGATTTGGTCGCGGCCGCAAATCAAGCGGATTGGCAACCATATTTTCACAAAGTAAATGGTTTTTGCAAAATCA harbors:
- the fsa gene encoding fructose-6-phosphate aldolase, with amino-acid sequence MQIFIDTANVDEIREAHETGVISGVTTNPSLIAKEGKDFFATIREIAGIVGDLPISAEVIALKADEMVEQGKKLAELGQNIVIKLPMTEEGLKAANRFKKLGIKTNVTLVFASTQALLAARAGATYVSPFIGRLDDINQVGMNLIKEVSEIFQIHGIDTKIISASVRHSTHVIEAAMLGADIATVPFKVIRQMMKHPLTDAGIERFLADWKSAGLKSF
- a CDS encoding DUF624 domain-containing protein — translated: MEMRGLMGGFYRLSEWIMRFSVINLLFLLCSLPSIFFLLLMWGAYSAGSAQANIDTARMSVLLAMAVAPFSTFPSAAAMFTVARKWVMNDLDVPLFKTFFKGFKENYKQSMLGGLFYVILFVVAYINIEFYKSMNSLASALSILFLVLIGYLAVSLFQFFSLMVHIQLTTWQLLKNALLVTIGRLFTSLAMAATAVAAIYVSVMFNFFPIVFFTWSVIAYVTFLLFYRMYTKMRERVEAEKAENSEIKGGQLDDAAGLTEHDGQG
- the sleB gene encoding spore cortex-lytic enzyme, which codes for MLVLPMAAPRQLYSFSKQILVVGSRGDDVYELQGRLSYLGYYKGKIDGRFGWQTYNAVRTFQWRFGLRKVDGIVGPKTKLMLWKATKNWRPGMGTTAGSYTSASSSSFSKQDVTLLARVVYGEARGEPYIGQVAVAAVILNRVKSPLFPNTLAGVIFQPGAFTAVEDGQIWLTPDKDAYKAATQAISGWDPSGGALYYFNPNTATSSWIWSRPQIKRIGNHIFTK
- a CDS encoding DEAD/DEAH box helicase, with the protein product MTTFADLNLEPKVLRAIKEMGFEEPTPVQEKTIPVAMEKRDLIGQAQTGTGKTAAFGIPLISGIAAREERIVALILTPTRELAIQVSEEIGKLGRFKGVRTLPIYGGQDISRQIRALKKKPQIIIGTPGRLLDHIQRKTIRLDDVQSVVLDEADEMLDMGFLDDIQAILQAVPAEHHTMLFSATMPENIKLLAKRFLRDPAHISVVPKQVTVPLISQSYIEVHERQKFEALCRLLDMESPELAIVFGRTKRRVDELGEALQKRGYSADGLHGDLSQHQRDTVMRKFREGSIDVLVATDVAARGLDVSGVTHVINFDLPQDPESYVHRIGRTGRAGKEGAAWTFVAPREMDHLRFIEKITRHRITRKPLPSIADAMEGKQKIIAERLLEVVQNNAASEYKGVAIQLLEQYDSVQLLAAALKMLTGEKKDVEIELTPENPLPVKRRKKDLSLSGKRYFGSNQRNASSRMTGGSSRGKYVLGGKPAGKSYYERKSGGKNFSSGSVSKRNVSYDADDAND